A single window of Oscillatoria salina IIICB1 DNA harbors:
- a CDS encoding cyclic peptide export ABC transporter translates to MTLIYLLLGSSWQMVAIAIATGFLSGGSSAALIALMSQAVGKTTPSVSLAWGFAGLAIAALLSSIITRVLLIRLSQDAIYQLQLRLSRQILASELSHLERLGSPRLLATLTEDVQVISDAVYVLPFLCINVAIVVGCLVYITWLSWQVMAIITFLSGFAIATAGILLKRGRKLLAQARQHRDRLFQHFQTITAGIKELKLHSDRRQDFFQQDLEATAAECRRDYVRGLTLFATNDSWGKSIFFFAIGIVLFALPHYFTIDLQILSAYVLTFTFIIGPLENIVNKLPLITKASIALEKIEALNLSLASSAETAANNQLSQINHTWHFLELKDVTYTYYSESEDTNFTLGPLNLKLTPGELIFIIGGNGSGKSTFAKLLTGLYLPDTGIIQLDANKIDSHNREWYRQHFTVIFSDFYLFDRLLGFSQPNLEAKAQAYLKQLQLDRKVKIEQGKLSTTALSQGQRKRLALLTAYLEDRPIYLFDEWAADQDPIFKEIFYTELLPRLQQQGKTVIAIAHDDRYFSVASRLIKLEYGKILYDKVIGN, encoded by the coding sequence ATGACTCTAATTTACTTGCTACTGGGTTCTTCTTGGCAAATGGTAGCGATCGCGATCGCTACTGGTTTCTTGAGTGGGGGTAGTAGTGCGGCTTTAATTGCGCTGATGAGTCAAGCTGTAGGTAAGACTACTCCTTCTGTGTCTCTAGCTTGGGGTTTTGCAGGTTTGGCGATCGCCGCTTTGCTTTCTAGTATTATTACTCGTGTTTTACTAATTCGTCTCTCTCAGGATGCGATTTATCAGCTTCAGTTACGGCTGAGTCGTCAGATTCTCGCTTCTGAATTATCTCATCTCGAACGACTCGGTTCGCCACGACTCTTGGCAACTTTGACAGAAGATGTGCAAGTAATTTCTGATGCGGTTTACGTGCTACCGTTTTTGTGTATCAATGTGGCGATCGTCGTTGGCTGTTTGGTTTATATTACCTGGTTATCGTGGCAAGTAATGGCGATTATTACCTTTTTATCAGGATTCGCGATCGCTACTGCGGGAATTTTACTCAAACGAGGGAGAAAATTACTTGCTCAAGCGCGTCAACATCGCGATCGCCTTTTTCAACACTTCCAAACGATTACCGCAGGTATTAAAGAACTTAAACTACACAGCGATCGCCGTCAAGACTTTTTCCAGCAAGATTTAGAAGCAACTGCGGCTGAATGTCGTCGCGATTACGTGCGTGGTTTAACTTTATTTGCTACCAATGATAGTTGGGGTAAATCAATCTTCTTTTTTGCGATCGGAATTGTCTTATTCGCCCTTCCTCATTATTTTACAATCGACTTACAAATTCTTTCCGCCTACGTTTTGACGTTTACCTTTATTATCGGACCGCTCGAAAATATCGTCAACAAATTACCATTAATTACCAAAGCGAGTATTGCTTTGGAGAAAATCGAAGCTTTAAATTTATCTTTAGCTAGTAGCGCTGAAACAGCAGCAAATAACCAACTCAGCCAAATTAACCACACTTGGCATTTCCTAGAGCTAAAAGATGTCACCTATACTTATTACAGCGAATCAGAAGATACCAACTTTACTCTCGGTCCTTTAAACCTGAAACTAACACCAGGAGAACTTATTTTTATTATCGGCGGTAACGGTAGCGGCAAGTCTACATTTGCCAAACTCCTCACCGGGCTTTACCTTCCCGATACAGGCATAATTCAATTAGACGCAAACAAGATCGACTCTCATAACCGAGAATGGTATCGCCAGCATTTTACCGTCATTTTCAGTGATTTTTACTTGTTTGACAGACTGCTAGGATTTAGCCAACCAAATCTCGAAGCAAAAGCCCAAGCATACCTGAAACAACTACAACTCGATCGCAAAGTCAAGATCGAGCAAGGAAAACTTTCTACTACCGCTTTATCTCAAGGACAACGAAAACGATTAGCCTTATTAACAGCTTATCTCGAAGATCGCCCCATTTATTTATTTGATGAATGGGCAGCAGATCAAGATCCGATTTTCAAAGAAATTTTTTACACCGAATTACTACCTAGGCTACAACAACAGGGTAAAACAGTAATCGCGATCGCCCACGACGATCGCTACTTTTCGGTTGCATCTCGTTTGATTAAACTAGAATACGGCAAAATCCTCTACGATAAGGTGATTGGGAATTAG
- a CDS encoding squalene/phytoene synthase family protein encodes MNLREEALGMLEKTSRTFYIPINRLPSILQDAVASAYLCMRAIDEIEDSPKITNATKAQLLRQVSLNLQAAVDNFSVEAFGTGLDSNSDELEEVTLRIGEWAKLAPVAVAPRIWDATAAMADRMAYWADNNWDIRSEADLDRYTFGVAGAVGLLLSDLWAWYDGTQTNRNHALGFGRGLQAVNILRNHREDLERGVDFFPDGWSADLVEEYARRNLAFADAYTNALPVGPALDFCKIPLTLAYGTLNAMAIGQEKLSRSEVLSLIDEVMA; translated from the coding sequence ATGAATTTGCGAGAAGAGGCATTAGGAATGCTAGAAAAAACGAGTAGAACTTTCTACATTCCGATTAATCGTTTACCCTCTATTCTCCAGGATGCAGTAGCATCAGCTTATCTTTGTATGCGGGCGATCGATGAAATTGAAGATAGTCCGAAAATCACTAACGCTACTAAAGCACAATTGTTACGCCAGGTTAGCCTGAATTTACAAGCCGCAGTAGATAACTTTAGTGTCGAAGCTTTTGGTACAGGTTTAGACTCTAACTCAGATGAACTTGAAGAAGTTACCCTGCGGATTGGAGAATGGGCAAAACTCGCTCCTGTGGCTGTTGCACCGCGCATTTGGGATGCTACCGCAGCAATGGCGGATCGCATGGCTTATTGGGCTGATAATAACTGGGATATTCGCTCAGAAGCAGATTTAGACCGCTATACTTTTGGTGTTGCAGGAGCGGTAGGATTGCTTTTATCGGATCTCTGGGCTTGGTATGATGGCACTCAAACGAACCGCAATCACGCCCTTGGTTTTGGCAGAGGTTTACAAGCAGTCAATATTTTACGCAACCATAGAGAAGATTTAGAGCGAGGTGTAGACTTTTTCCCTGACGGTTGGAGTGCGGATTTGGTAGAAGAGTATGCTCGTCGCAATCTCGCTTTTGCTGATGCTTATACTAATGCTTTACCTGTAGGTCCGGCTTTAGATTTTTGCAAAATACCACTGACTTTAGCTTATGGAACTTTGAATGCGATGGCAATTGGTCAAGAAAAATTGAGTCGCAGCGAAGTTTTGTCTCTGATTGATGAGGTGATGGCTTAA
- a CDS encoding DUF760 domain-containing protein, whose amino-acid sequence MIFDPDFRNSEAKEKEANPLWEYLQQQSPEILEQVAQSATPNIREIIAQNVEGLVGGLPAGDFQVQIATDRENLANLLASAMMTGYFLRKMEQRMELDETLSDPDF is encoded by the coding sequence ATGATTTTTGACCCAGATTTCCGAAATTCCGAAGCTAAAGAAAAAGAAGCTAACCCGCTTTGGGAATATCTTCAACAGCAAAGCCCAGAAATATTAGAACAAGTTGCACAGTCGGCTACTCCTAATATTAGGGAAATTATCGCCCAAAATGTCGAGGGATTAGTCGGTGGTTTGCCTGCGGGTGACTTTCAAGTCCAAATTGCTACCGATCGCGAAAATTTGGCTAATCTCCTCGCTTCCGCTATGATGACAGGCTATTTTTTGCGGAAAATGGAACAGCGTATGGAATTAGATGAAACTTTGAGCGATCCTGATTTTTGA
- the scpB gene encoding SMC-Scp complex subunit ScpB yields the protein MRLATKLEAILYLKGKPLSVAEIAAWAGCDRTAALDALLELIEDYARRDSALEVVETPAGYSLQLRSSFQALLQNLVPAELGTGALRTLAAIALKGKILQTELIDLRGSSAYQQVQELVELGFVRKRRQEEGRSYWLELTDKFYQYFEVDRLSQVLPRVKQS from the coding sequence ATGCGATTAGCCACCAAACTCGAAGCCATTCTCTATCTTAAAGGTAAACCACTTTCTGTAGCTGAAATTGCTGCTTGGGCGGGCTGCGATCGCACTGCCGCCCTCGATGCTTTGTTAGAATTAATCGAGGACTATGCTCGTCGGGATAGCGCCCTTGAAGTCGTGGAAACTCCCGCCGGCTACAGTCTTCAGTTGCGTTCTTCTTTTCAAGCGTTGTTACAAAATCTCGTTCCCGCAGAATTAGGAACTGGCGCATTGCGTACTTTAGCCGCGATCGCTCTTAAAGGTAAAATTTTACAAACGGAGTTGATCGATTTACGCGGTAGCAGTGCTTATCAGCAAGTTCAAGAATTGGTCGAACTTGGTTTTGTCCGCAAACGCCGTCAAGAAGAAGGTCGCTCTTATTGGTTAGAATTAACTGATAAGTTTTACCAGTATTTTGAGGTCGATCGACTTTCTCAAGTCCTCCCTCGGGTAAAACAATCCTAA
- a CDS encoding ABC transporter ATP-binding protein: MTNIAVSLENVRKVYNKVPVVDDLSFHIPEGEMFGLLGPNGAGKSTTIRMLITLTRPTQGNIEVAGFEVSSYPARVKENIGVVLQQTSVDGDLTVWENLEFHGRMHHIPKLRRQKLIDQWLEYVELSDRRQELAKNLSGGMKRRLQIARALLHQPKVLFLDEPTVGLDPQNRRRLWEIIRDLNRQGMTILLTTHYMEEVEFLCDRIGVMNTGKLIELGTLPELRSKYGEGLVVKQVADRLEGRFFPTLADANAYLDSLPDKTGMMSRPSNLEDIFVELTGRKLD; this comes from the coding sequence ATGACCAACATCGCTGTTTCTCTCGAAAATGTCCGCAAGGTTTACAATAAAGTTCCCGTTGTGGACGATCTCTCTTTCCATATCCCTGAAGGAGAAATGTTTGGTTTGTTGGGTCCCAATGGTGCGGGAAAATCAACGACAATTCGGATGCTGATTACTTTGACTAGACCGACTCAAGGTAACATTGAGGTGGCTGGTTTTGAGGTGAGTAGCTATCCGGCGCGAGTGAAGGAAAATATCGGTGTCGTTTTACAACAAACCAGCGTTGATGGGGATTTGACGGTTTGGGAAAATTTGGAGTTTCACGGACGAATGCACCATATTCCTAAGCTGCGACGACAAAAATTAATCGACCAATGGTTAGAATATGTCGAACTTAGCGATCGCCGTCAAGAGTTGGCGAAAAATCTCTCTGGGGGAATGAAACGCCGCTTACAAATCGCCAGGGCGTTATTACATCAACCGAAAGTCTTATTTTTGGATGAACCTACTGTGGGACTCGATCCCCAAAACCGCCGTCGTCTCTGGGAAATTATTCGCGATCTCAATCGTCAGGGAATGACGATTTTGTTAACTACCCACTACATGGAAGAAGTAGAATTCTTGTGCGATCGCATTGGGGTGATGAATACTGGTAAACTAATCGAACTGGGTACTCTGCCCGAATTGCGTTCTAAGTATGGAGAAGGATTAGTGGTTAAACAAGTTGCCGATCGTCTTGAAGGACGGTTTTTCCCAACTCTGGCTGATGCTAATGCTTATCTTGACTCGTTACCTGATAAAACCGGAATGATGAGTCGTCCCTCTAATCTCGAAGATATTTTCGTCGAACTTACTGGACGCAAGTTAGATTAA
- a CDS encoding TIGR02450 family Trp-rich protein: MPKKQKFPHLVGSKWTACQQTWGWRHFEVVNRKNQGKFVFAEMVASCDPHVRFWLNAKQLKDRSLWLAGWKTLEEMNQDSESIN; encoded by the coding sequence ATGCCGAAGAAACAAAAGTTCCCTCATCTCGTAGGTTCAAAATGGACAGCTTGTCAACAAACTTGGGGCTGGCGACATTTTGAAGTCGTTAACCGCAAAAATCAAGGTAAGTTTGTCTTTGCGGAAATGGTCGCTTCTTGCGATCCTCATGTCCGTTTTTGGCTGAATGCGAAACAACTTAAGGATCGTTCTCTTTGGTTAGCTGGTTGGAAAACTCTCGAAGAAATGAATCAAGATTCGGAGTCGATCAATTAG
- a CDS encoding rhomboid family intramembrane serine protease gives MSSQPTKSSLARELKTQATILSGTVAVFWITEIVDRFVLQGGLDRFGIIPRHAIGLRGILLAPFLHGDFAHLIANSLPFLVLGWFVMLQETSDFFVVTILSMLIGGLGVWLFGAPGFHIGASGVIFGYLGFLLFRGLFQRNIPSIFLSVVVGFLYGGLIWGVLPIQEGISWEGHLFGFFGGVVAAYLVAREKRYFGQ, from the coding sequence ATGAGCAGTCAGCCAACTAAATCTTCCCTCGCTAGAGAACTGAAAACCCAAGCTACGATCCTTTCGGGAACTGTTGCTGTTTTCTGGATTACAGAAATTGTCGATCGCTTTGTTTTACAAGGTGGATTGGATCGCTTTGGAATTATACCGCGTCACGCGATCGGACTTCGAGGAATCTTGTTGGCACCTTTTCTACATGGCGATTTTGCCCATTTAATTGCCAATAGCTTACCATTTCTGGTTTTGGGTTGGTTCGTGATGTTGCAAGAAACGAGTGACTTTTTTGTTGTGACTATACTTTCAATGCTTATCGGTGGGTTGGGAGTTTGGCTATTTGGCGCACCAGGTTTTCATATTGGTGCGAGTGGGGTAATCTTTGGTTATCTGGGTTTTCTCCTCTTTAGAGGCTTATTTCAACGCAATATACCTTCGATTTTCTTGTCTGTCGTGGTGGGTTTTCTTTACGGTGGCTTGATTTGGGGCGTTTTACCTATCCAAGAGGGAATTTCTTGGGAAGGACATTTGTTTGGCTTTTTCGGTGGTGTAGTTGCGGCTTACTTGGTAGCGCGAGAGAAACGCTACTTCGGTCAGTAG
- a CDS encoding PAS domain-containing protein: protein MKFQGFAEIQQQELFLRHNQGLSQLITIPGLQNGDLIQVCTRATEIVAATLEVERVGIWFYNRAKTSIRCCDLYESNLDRHSQGTELSVASYPIYFQALATEQAIIADDVNNHPSTQEFREDYFQPQNIASTLDAPIIHQGELVGVVCTEKLATPRQWQSQDLNLVISVGLVVSLCLETQSRMSVLNKLRDSQQMLQLVIDNIPQAIFWKDKNLVYQGCNQTFALDAGLKSVAEIVGKTDYDLPWTKAEADCYRENDRRIISTKIPEYHIIEPQLQAGNKQAWVDTSKIPLNNREGEVIGILGTYEDITERKQAEENLQKNNQKLEQRVAERTQELSRINQLLQLVMDNIPQAIFWKDTNLVYQGCNQSFAIDAGCQSPAEIVGKTDYDLPWKKEETEFYQRCDRRAIESNTPLYHIIECQTQADGKQAWLDTNKVPLHNEKGEVIGILGTYEDITERQQAELALQQSQARLQTKAQQEELLNQLSHQIRQSLDLEQILTTAVQEIYKQLGVDRCIFSWFHPGNPASWEVVKEAKKPELPSFIGEYPDSLENFNLVERLLQLEVIREDNLAASSETGFRLLYEEWGCRSVILLPIKTIEEDLGVLSFGNYQNQRNWTEGEIELMLGVRDRLAIAIKQAKLYNRAKERAVQLEKALSELSRKKLQLVQAEKMSSLGQMVAGLAHEINNPVSFIHGNLTHLSGYTQDLLDLVALYEQKFPHPGEDIELKIEEIDLEFLREDLLNIVDSIQVGTDRICEIIRSLRTFSRLDEAELKPADIHEGLSSTLLILQHRLKAHGSRPKIEVIKEYGKLPLVDCYPGALNQVFMNLLANAIEAIEEAFTNSELSGNSYRGTIRIRSEVIDRKIVKITIADNGSGISPEAIPQLFDPFFTTKPIGKGTGLGLSISHSIIVDRHGGSLTCKSNLGVGTEFIVQIPLRHPECT, encoded by the coding sequence ATGAAATTTCAAGGGTTTGCAGAAATTCAGCAACAAGAACTCTTCCTGCGTCATAATCAGGGGCTTTCTCAACTTATTACCATTCCTGGGCTGCAAAATGGCGATTTAATCCAAGTTTGTACCCGCGCTACCGAAATTGTCGCCGCGACTCTCGAAGTCGAACGAGTGGGGATTTGGTTCTACAATCGAGCCAAAACTTCAATTCGCTGCTGCGATTTGTACGAAAGTAATTTAGATCGTCATTCTCAAGGGACGGAATTGAGTGTAGCTTCTTACCCCATTTATTTCCAAGCTTTAGCAACCGAACAAGCCATAATTGCTGATGATGTTAACAATCATCCTAGTACCCAAGAGTTTAGGGAAGATTATTTTCAACCACAAAACATTGCTTCTACTCTTGACGCACCAATTATTCATCAAGGAGAATTGGTAGGAGTAGTTTGCACTGAAAAATTAGCAACGCCGAGACAGTGGCAAAGTCAAGATTTAAATTTAGTTATTTCTGTAGGTTTAGTCGTATCTCTCTGTTTAGAAACCCAATCGCGAATGTCAGTTTTAAACAAACTGAGAGATTCGCAGCAGATGTTGCAACTGGTAATAGATAATATTCCCCAAGCTATTTTTTGGAAAGATAAAAACTTAGTTTATCAAGGTTGCAATCAAACTTTTGCTCTTGATGCTGGATTAAAATCTGTAGCTGAAATTGTCGGTAAAACCGATTACGATTTACCTTGGACAAAAGCAGAAGCCGACTGTTATCGAGAGAACGATCGCCGCATCATCTCCACCAAAATCCCCGAATATCACATCATTGAGCCACAGTTGCAAGCTGGGAATAAACAAGCATGGGTAGATACCAGTAAAATTCCCCTCAACAATCGAGAAGGTGAAGTAATTGGTATTCTCGGTACCTATGAAGATATTACCGAACGCAAGCAAGCTGAGGAAAATTTACAAAAAAACAATCAAAAACTCGAACAAAGAGTTGCAGAAAGAACCCAAGAATTAAGCCGAATTAATCAACTGCTACAGTTGGTGATGGATAATATTCCCCAAGCAATTTTCTGGAAAGATACTAACTTAGTTTATCAAGGTTGCAATCAAAGTTTTGCTATTGATGCTGGTTGTCAGTCCCCAGCAGAAATTGTTGGCAAAACTGATTACGATCTACCTTGGAAAAAAGAAGAAACTGAATTTTATCAGCGATGCGATCGCCGCGCGATCGAGTCAAATACTCCGCTATATCACATTATTGAGTGCCAAACACAAGCAGATGGAAAACAAGCTTGGTTAGATACAAATAAGGTTCCTTTACACAACGAAAAAGGCGAAGTAATCGGCATTCTCGGTACTTATGAAGATATTACCGAACGCCAACAAGCCGAGTTAGCGCTACAACAAAGCCAAGCCAGATTACAAACAAAAGCCCAACAAGAAGAATTACTAAATCAGCTTTCTCATCAAATTCGTCAGTCTTTAGATTTAGAGCAAATCTTGACTACAGCAGTGCAAGAAATTTACAAACAATTAGGTGTAGATCGCTGTATTTTTAGCTGGTTTCATCCAGGAAATCCGGCATCATGGGAGGTAGTTAAAGAAGCTAAAAAACCGGAATTACCTAGCTTTATTGGAGAATATCCTGATAGTTTAGAGAATTTTAACTTAGTAGAAAGACTTTTACAACTAGAAGTAATTAGGGAAGACAATTTAGCAGCTAGTAGCGAAACTGGTTTTCGCTTGCTTTATGAAGAATGGGGCTGTCGCTCGGTGATTTTGTTACCAATCAAAACAATAGAGGAAGATTTAGGGGTTTTGAGTTTTGGGAACTATCAAAATCAACGAAATTGGACAGAAGGTGAGATCGAGTTGATGTTAGGGGTACGAGATCGACTCGCGATCGCGATCAAACAAGCAAAACTTTACAATCGTGCTAAGGAAAGAGCGGTACAATTAGAAAAAGCACTATCCGAACTCAGTCGCAAAAAACTGCAACTTGTCCAAGCAGAAAAAATGTCTAGTTTAGGACAAATGGTTGCCGGATTAGCCCACGAAATCAACAACCCAGTTAGTTTTATTCACGGTAATCTTACTCATTTGAGCGGCTATACTCAAGATTTACTAGATTTAGTCGCACTCTACGAACAGAAGTTTCCCCATCCCGGTGAAGATATTGAACTCAAAATCGAGGAGATTGACTTAGAATTTCTGCGAGAAGATTTATTAAATATCGTTGATTCAATTCAGGTAGGAACCGATCGCATTTGTGAAATCATTCGTTCTTTGCGTACTTTCAGCCGTCTCGATGAAGCAGAACTCAAACCGGCTGATATTCATGAAGGTTTATCTTCAACTCTATTAATTTTACAACATCGTCTCAAAGCTCACGGCTCCCGTCCCAAAATTGAAGTGATTAAGGAATATGGTAAATTACCGTTAGTAGATTGTTATCCGGGAGCGCTTAATCAAGTATTCATGAATTTACTAGCAAACGCGATCGAAGCGATCGAAGAAGCGTTTACGAACTCAGAACTATCCGGAAATTCTTATCGAGGAACAATTCGCATTCGCAGCGAAGTAATCGATCGCAAAATAGTCAAAATTACTATTGCTGATAATGGTTCCGGAATTTCGCCAGAAGCAATTCCCCAGTTATTCGATCCTTTCTTTACCACTAAACCAATTGGTAAAGGTACGGGTTTAGGATTATCTATTTCTCATTCAATTATTGTCGATCGCCACGGCGGTTCTCTCACTTGTAAATCTAACTTAGGCGTTGGGACTGAGTTTATCGTCCAAATTCCTCTACGTCATCCGGAATGTACTTAA